Proteins encoded together in one Deinococcus irradiatisoli window:
- the lysW gene encoding lysine biosynthesis protein LysW encodes MATIIFESPESGAKIELENPELGELVIDEDTGAELEVVSLDPPRLAPAPQEAEDWGE; translated from the coding sequence ATGGCAACCATCATCTTTGAAAGTCCGGAAAGCGGCGCGAAAATCGAACTCGAAAATCCCGAACTCGGCGAACTGGTGATCGACGAGGACACCGGCGCCGAACTCGAAGTCGTCAGCCTCGACCCGCCGCGCCTCGCTCCGGCTCCGCAAGAAGCCGAGGACTGGGGAGAATAA
- the lysX gene encoding lysine biosynthesis protein LysX, protein MAELAIIYDRVRPDEKMLFEALDELGVAYDKVFAPQLTVTFGQAVPWKVALERCVSQSRGHAVTRALEGLGVRVINPSHVIELCGDKLATNAAMNRAGLPTPKTGVAFTAESALALIEEIGYPVVMKPTVGSWGRMVSKLNDRDAAEAVIEHKEVLGGPQHQIFYVQELIQKPERDIRAFVVGGECIGAIYRTSEHWITNTARGAKASKCDVTPDIAELSLRAAAAVGGEIVAIDLVEDPARGLLVIEINHTMEFKNSVSTTGVNIPRRMGEYAIAQLPDHVPA, encoded by the coding sequence ATGGCCGAACTTGCCATCATTTATGACCGGGTGCGCCCCGACGAGAAGATGCTCTTCGAAGCGCTCGACGAGCTGGGCGTGGCCTACGACAAGGTCTTCGCGCCGCAGCTCACCGTGACCTTCGGCCAGGCCGTGCCCTGGAAAGTGGCGCTGGAGCGCTGCGTGTCGCAGTCGCGCGGCCACGCCGTGACGCGGGCGCTGGAAGGGCTGGGCGTGCGGGTCATCAACCCCTCGCACGTCATCGAGCTGTGCGGCGACAAGCTGGCGACCAACGCGGCCATGAACCGCGCCGGCCTGCCCACGCCCAAAACCGGGGTGGCCTTCACCGCCGAGAGCGCCCTGGCGCTGATCGAGGAGATCGGTTACCCGGTGGTGATGAAACCCACCGTGGGCAGCTGGGGCCGGATGGTCAGCAAGCTCAACGACCGCGACGCCGCCGAGGCCGTGATCGAGCACAAGGAAGTGCTGGGCGGCCCGCAGCACCAGATCTTCTACGTGCAGGAACTCATCCAGAAACCCGAGCGCGACATCCGCGCCTTCGTGGTGGGCGGCGAGTGCATCGGCGCGATCTACCGCACCAGTGAACACTGGATCACCAACACCGCGCGCGGCGCCAAGGCCAGCAAGTGCGACGTGACGCCGGACATCGCCGAGCTGTCGCTCAGGGCGGCGGCGGCAGTGGGCGGCGAGATCGTGGCGATCGACCTGGTGGAAGACCCGGCGCGCGGCCTGCTGGTCATCGAGATCAACCACACCATGGAGTTCAAGAACTCGGTAAGCACCACCGGGGTGAATATTCCCCGGCGCATGGGCGAGTACGCCATTGCCCAGCTGCCCGACCACGTCCCGGCCTGA
- a CDS encoding YqhA family protein gives MTVRRPSRPTSSNDHPPTPFSRAIGQSRYIVLLAVASVLLVAVALFMIGVVQAATGIWSAVKIVYKGPFEATTLTISFLEIVSTMLKAVVFYIIGVGLYSLFIAPLNLTLSLGVETLNDLEDKIISVVVVILAVTFLEHFVRWREPLETLQFGGALSIVVSALVFFQRHSHQAKAAQQANAPDVTARAKKELFEEDTEQHAISQDEIEGQTKNAGEE, from the coding sequence ATGACTGTCCGACGTCCCAGCCGCCCAACCTCATCCAACGACCACCCGCCCACCCCGTTCAGCCGCGCCATCGGCCAGTCACGCTACATCGTGCTGCTGGCGGTGGCCTCGGTGCTGCTGGTGGCGGTGGCCCTGTTCATGATCGGCGTGGTGCAGGCCGCCACCGGCATCTGGAGCGCGGTGAAAATCGTCTACAAGGGGCCGTTCGAGGCCACCACGCTGACCATCTCGTTTCTGGAAATCGTCAGCACCATGCTCAAGGCGGTGGTGTTCTACATCATCGGGGTGGGCCTCTACAGCCTGTTTATCGCGCCGCTCAACCTGACCTTGTCGCTGGGCGTCGAGACCCTCAACGATCTGGAAGACAAGATCATCAGCGTGGTGGTGGTGATTCTGGCGGTGACCTTTTTGGAGCATTTCGTGCGCTGGCGAGAACCGCTCGAAACCTTGCAGTTCGGCGGCGCGCTGAGCATCGTGGTGTCGGCGCTGGTATTTTTTCAGCGCCACAGCCACCAGGCCAAGGCCGCCCAGCAGGCGAACGCCCCGGACGTGACGGCGCGGGCCAAGAAGGAACTCTTCGAGGAAGACACCGAGCAGCACGCCATCAGCCAGGACGAGATCGAGGGCCAGACCAAAAACGCCGGCGAGGAGTGA
- a CDS encoding acetyl ornithine aminotransferase family protein encodes MTTLPKSRQPELKTALPGPKSAEIMARDSQHLSTSYMRPYPFVPDHGEGVWLTDPDGNTMLDFFAGIAVSTTGYAHPHVVEAVTAQMKKFAHVCLTDYPQEITTSLAERLAAHIERPDEKWRVFFGNSGAEAVEAAIKLARNHTGRSHIISTLGSFHGRTYGAITLTGSKTKYKAGFGPLLPNVTHIPYPNPFRPPLGSTPETCGDAVLAHLELLFKTVIPSNEVAAFIIEPMQGEGGYIVPPAGFLTKLRQLADQHGFLLIYDEVQAGMGRTGKMFSFQQFIARSEECQPDIVTLAKGVASGLPISAMLAKESVMTWAPGSHGSTFGGNPVAAAAAHATLDLLEGVVKHPGCGESLMHNAAEVGGFILAELKKMQREFPFIGDVRGEGLFIGIEFVAPDGKADGKLRDAASMAMFERGLLNLDCGESVIRVSPPLILTREDAQTGLQIMREALRSLPAR; translated from the coding sequence ATGACCACCCTGCCCAAATCCCGCCAACCCGAACTCAAGACTGCCCTGCCCGGCCCCAAATCTGCCGAGATCATGGCCCGCGACAGCCAGCACCTCTCAACCTCGTACATGCGGCCCTACCCGTTCGTGCCGGACCACGGCGAGGGGGTGTGGCTCACCGACCCCGACGGCAACACCATGCTGGACTTCTTCGCCGGCATCGCGGTGAGCACCACCGGTTACGCCCACCCGCATGTTGTCGAGGCCGTCACCGCCCAGATGAAGAAGTTCGCCCACGTCTGCCTCACCGACTACCCGCAGGAGATCACCACCAGCCTGGCCGAGCGTCTGGCGGCGCACATCGAGCGCCCTGACGAAAAGTGGCGGGTCTTTTTCGGCAACTCCGGCGCCGAGGCGGTCGAAGCGGCCATCAAGCTGGCCCGCAACCACACCGGGCGCTCGCACATCATCAGCACGCTGGGCAGCTTTCACGGGCGCACCTACGGCGCGATCACCCTCACCGGCAGCAAGACCAAGTACAAGGCCGGGTTCGGGCCGCTGCTGCCCAACGTGACGCACATTCCCTACCCAAATCCGTTCCGCCCGCCGCTGGGCAGCACGCCCGAGACCTGCGGGGACGCCGTGCTGGCGCACCTGGAGCTGCTGTTCAAGACTGTCATCCCGTCGAACGAGGTGGCGGCGTTCATCATCGAGCCGATGCAGGGCGAGGGCGGCTACATCGTGCCGCCGGCCGGCTTTCTGACCAAGCTGCGCCAGCTGGCCGACCAGCACGGCTTCCTGCTGATCTACGACGAGGTGCAGGCCGGCATGGGCCGCACCGGCAAGATGTTCAGCTTTCAGCAGTTCATTGCGCGCAGCGAGGAGTGCCAGCCCGACATCGTGACGCTGGCCAAGGGCGTGGCTTCGGGATTGCCGATCAGCGCCATGCTCGCCAAGGAAAGCGTGATGACCTGGGCGCCCGGCTCGCACGGCTCGACCTTCGGCGGCAATCCAGTGGCGGCGGCGGCGGCGCACGCCACCCTCGATCTGCTGGAAGGCGTGGTCAAGCACCCCGGCTGCGGCGAGAGCCTGATGCACAACGCCGCCGAGGTGGGCGGCTTCATCCTGGCCGAGTTGAAGAAGATGCAGCGGGAATTTCCCTTCATCGGCGACGTGCGCGGCGAGGGCCTGTTCATCGGGATCGAGTTTGTGGCGCCGGATGGTAAGGCCGACGGGAAGCTGCGTGACGCGGCCAGCATGGCGATGTTCGAACGCGGCCTGCTCAACCTCGATTGCGGCGAGAGCGTCATCCGGGTCAGCCCGCCGTTGATTCTCACCCGTGAGGACGCCCAGACCGGCCTGCAGATCATGCGTGAGGCGCTGCGGAGCCTGCCTGCGCGCTGA
- a CDS encoding KamA family radical SAM protein, producing the protein MQTPHLHPQATAASQTMLPRGHRADKWKDVPDAQWYDWKWQLKNRINTLPELEELLVLTESERAGASAAGIFRLDITPYFASLMHPTDPTCPVRRQVIPTHHELEPFTSMMEDSLAEDKHSPVPGLVHRYPDRVLMLVTTQCASYCRYCTRSRIVGDPSETFNPAEYEAQLNYLRNTPQVRDVLLSGGDPLTLAPKVLGRLLRELRAIPHIEIIRIGTRVPVFMPMRVTDELCEVLAENHPLWMNIHVNHPKEITPEVADACDKLTRAGVPLGNQSVLLRGVNDHPVIMQKLLRELVKIRVRPYYIYQCDLVHGAGHLRTTVSKGLEIMESLRGHTSGYSIPTYVVDAPGGGGKIPVAPNYVLSHSPDKLILRNFEGYIAAYSEPTDYTGPDMVVPDDWQRREPGQSGIYGLMEGERISIEPREFADSRQRPGATQHRLNTREDKWAAYGVGAASISDTAPDGKSNAPIPVHSGD; encoded by the coding sequence ATGCAAACACCCCACCTTCATCCCCAGGCCACCGCCGCTTCGCAGACCATGTTGCCGCGCGGCCACCGCGCCGACAAATGGAAAGACGTGCCCGACGCCCAGTGGTACGACTGGAAATGGCAGCTCAAGAACCGCATCAACACCCTCCCTGAACTCGAAGAACTGCTGGTGCTCACCGAGTCCGAACGGGCCGGGGCCAGCGCGGCGGGCATTTTCCGCCTCGACATCACGCCCTACTTCGCATCGCTGATGCACCCCACCGACCCGACCTGCCCGGTGCGCCGTCAGGTGATTCCCACCCACCACGAGCTCGAACCGTTTACCTCGATGATGGAAGACTCGCTGGCCGAGGACAAGCACAGCCCGGTGCCGGGTCTGGTGCACCGCTACCCCGACCGGGTGCTGATGCTGGTGACCACCCAGTGCGCCAGTTACTGCCGCTACTGCACCCGCTCGCGCATCGTGGGCGATCCCAGCGAGACCTTCAACCCGGCCGAGTACGAAGCGCAGCTCAACTACCTGCGCAACACCCCGCAGGTGCGCGACGTGCTGCTCTCCGGCGGCGATCCGCTGACCCTGGCCCCCAAAGTGCTGGGCCGCCTGCTGCGCGAACTGCGGGCCATACCGCATATCGAGATCATCCGCATCGGCACCCGCGTGCCGGTGTTCATGCCGATGCGCGTCACCGACGAACTGTGCGAGGTGCTGGCCGAGAATCATCCGCTGTGGATGAACATTCACGTTAACCACCCCAAGGAAATTACCCCCGAAGTGGCCGACGCCTGCGACAAGCTCACCCGCGCCGGGGTGCCGCTGGGCAACCAGAGCGTGCTGCTGCGCGGCGTCAACGACCACCCGGTGATCATGCAGAAACTGCTGCGCGAACTCGTCAAGATCCGGGTGCGGCCCTACTACATCTACCAGTGCGACCTGGTGCACGGCGCGGGGCACCTGCGCACCACCGTCAGCAAGGGCCTGGAGATCATGGAGAGCCTGCGCGGGCACACCTCCGGCTACAGCATTCCGACCTACGTGGTGGACGCGCCTGGCGGCGGCGGCAAGATTCCGGTGGCGCCCAACTACGTGCTGTCGCACAGTCCCGACAAGCTCATTTTGCGCAACTTCGAGGGCTACATCGCCGCGTATTCCGAGCCGACCGACTATACGGGGCCGGATATGGTGGTGCCCGACGACTGGCAGCGCCGTGAGCCCGGCCAGAGCGGCATCTACGGCCTGATGGAAGGCGAGCGCATCTCGATCGAGCCGCGCGAATTCGCCGACAGCCGTCAGCGTCCCGGCGCCACCCAGCACCGCCTGAACACCCGAGAGGACAAGTGGGCAGCCTACGGCGTGGGCGCGGCCAGCATCAGCGACACCGCCCCCGACGGCAAGAGTAACGCGCCGATTCCGGTGCACAGCGGCGACTGA
- a CDS encoding Lrp/AsnC family transcriptional regulator yields the protein MKMFGGTLDSLDQRILQEVQEDARLSMRELGRRVGLSAPAVTERVRRLEDSGVILGYGAKVASKPLGRAITAFVGVRDSGKRDPELVRWAQHNDGVLECHSVTGDNSCILKVALPDVAALEDLLGELIQMGFTCDTSIVLSSPLEGKRLTLPR from the coding sequence ATGAAGATGTTCGGCGGCACCCTCGATTCGCTCGACCAGCGCATTTTGCAAGAAGTTCAGGAAGACGCCCGGCTCTCGATGCGCGAACTCGGCCGGCGGGTGGGCCTCTCGGCCCCGGCGGTGACCGAGCGGGTCCGGCGGCTCGAAGACAGTGGCGTGATTCTCGGGTACGGCGCCAAGGTGGCGAGCAAGCCGTTGGGCCGCGCCATCACCGCCTTTGTCGGCGTGCGCGACAGCGGCAAACGCGACCCGGAGCTGGTGCGCTGGGCGCAGCACAACGACGGCGTGCTGGAATGCCACTCGGTGACCGGCGACAACTCCTGCATTCTCAAGGTGGCCCTCCCGGACGTGGCGGCGCTCGAGGATCTGCTCGGTGAACTCATCCAGATGGGCTTTACCTGTGACACCTCCATCGTCCTGAGCAGCCCCCTCGAAGGCAAGCGCCTGACGCTGCCGAGGTGA
- a CDS encoding alpha/beta hydrolase, producing MTLEAFMPTAEQTFVLRVPENTPADATFYLQTGLEHHAPALPQHAFTQEGEGWVLRLDVPLGALLTYKVTRGSRKNEEGDAWGERRPDRRTVVQGPATHHVEVQSWQDVHGGAGRPSSLGAGIETLTVHSPELNDDLTVLVWTPPGYAERDERLPVLYLHDGQNVLDRATSFAGEVWAADEAASKLAEEGRPCLLVAVCVRERHRAEDYVPFAIAANGAHSSAPAYQAFLAETLKPLIDRRYRTRPEAVATAQAGSSFGGVASIYGTLTRPDVWGSCGAFSPSLWVQDGALLDFARQHPASGLRLYADMGTHEGPFVENAAAAVRQTQWFAARSAPFVKEVKLEIGLDHWHDEPAWAERFPAFLRWWLTGLPA from the coding sequence ATGACCCTTGAAGCCTTCATGCCCACCGCCGAGCAGACCTTCGTGCTCCGCGTGCCAGAAAACACGCCCGCAGACGCCACCTTCTATCTGCAAACCGGCCTAGAGCACCACGCTCCGGCCCTGCCGCAGCACGCCTTTACCCAGGAAGGTGAGGGCTGGGTGCTGCGCCTGGACGTGCCGCTCGGCGCGCTGCTGACCTACAAAGTCACCCGGGGCAGCCGCAAAAATGAGGAGGGTGACGCCTGGGGCGAGCGCCGACCCGACCGCCGGACGGTGGTGCAGGGGCCGGCCACCCACCACGTCGAGGTCCAGAGCTGGCAGGACGTGCACGGCGGCGCAGGACGACCCTCCAGCCTGGGAGCGGGCATCGAAACGCTGACGGTGCACAGCCCCGAACTGAACGACGACCTGACGGTGCTGGTCTGGACGCCGCCCGGGTATGCCGAGCGTGATGAGCGCCTGCCGGTGCTGTACCTCCACGACGGGCAGAACGTCCTCGACCGGGCCACCAGTTTTGCCGGCGAGGTGTGGGCGGCCGACGAAGCGGCCTCAAAGCTGGCCGAGGAAGGTCGGCCGTGTCTGCTGGTGGCGGTCTGTGTGCGCGAACGCCACCGCGCCGAGGACTACGTGCCGTTTGCCATCGCCGCCAACGGCGCCCACAGCAGCGCCCCCGCCTATCAGGCGTTCCTGGCCGAGACGCTCAAGCCGCTGATTGATCGGCGCTACCGTACCCGCCCGGAAGCGGTGGCCACCGCCCAGGCCGGCAGCAGTTTCGGCGGCGTGGCCTCGATCTACGGCACCCTGACCCGGCCGGACGTGTGGGGAAGTTGCGGCGCCTTCAGCCCCAGCTTGTGGGTGCAGGACGGCGCGCTGCTCGACTTCGCCCGCCAGCATCCGGCCTCCGGGCTGCGCCTCTACGCCGATATGGGCACCCACGAGGGACCGTTCGTCGAAAACGCTGCCGCCGCCGTGCGCCAGACGCAGTGGTTTGCGGCGAGAAGCGCGCCTTTCGTGAAGGAAGTGAAGCTGGAGATCGGCCTGGACCACTGGCACGACGAACCGGCCTGGGCCGAGCGGTTTCCGGCCTTCCTGCGCTGGTGGCTGACTGGTCTTCCCGCCTGA
- a CDS encoding L-glutamate gamma-semialdehyde dehydrogenase yields the protein MTQILSQGFLPFEHEPYSNFSDETVAQKQRAAFDEVRRRYVGQTFPLFIGGQEVEGEGTFTVTNPATGEALWHFQNVTPEQRDAAVAAAKSAFESWQHSDPFQRASIFKRAAQLLRARRAEFNAVMTLENGKNWAEADGEVAESVDHFEVFARETLRWAEGKPVYPMPDEHVTMHYEPLGVVVTISPWNFPSAIPLGMGLGALAAGNTVVWKPASETPLSSWLMIELLFEAGLPRNTIQFLTGSDEVLGDALVDHKDVRMIAFTGSREIGCRIYERAAKVQPGQKWLKRVMAEMGGKDATVVCADADLDAAALGIAQAAFGYSGQKCSACSRAIVEDSVYDEVLEKVLAHARKLRAGLPEDNADYGPVIHQGSAERIRSYLDAGKQSARLLLGGDFEAGSPVVPPTIFGEVESSDPLFQEEIFGPVLTFTRARDWQHAIELANDSDYGLTGSFYSLDPAKIAEARRRFHVGNLYVNRKCTGAMSGTHAFGGYGMSGTNAKVGGPDYLFWFLQTKTTAQKY from the coding sequence ATGACCCAGATTCTCAGCCAGGGCTTCCTGCCCTTCGAGCACGAGCCGTACAGCAACTTCAGCGACGAAACGGTGGCGCAAAAACAGCGCGCCGCCTTCGACGAGGTGCGGCGCAGGTACGTCGGCCAGACGTTTCCGCTGTTTATCGGCGGCCAGGAAGTGGAGGGCGAGGGCACCTTCACCGTGACGAACCCGGCCACCGGCGAAGCGTTGTGGCACTTTCAGAACGTCACCCCCGAGCAGCGCGACGCGGCGGTGGCGGCCGCCAAGAGCGCCTTCGAAAGCTGGCAGCACTCCGACCCGTTTCAGCGCGCCAGCATCTTCAAGCGGGCGGCTCAGCTGCTGCGCGCCCGGCGGGCCGAGTTCAACGCCGTGATGACGCTGGAAAACGGCAAGAACTGGGCCGAGGCTGACGGCGAGGTGGCCGAGAGCGTGGACCACTTCGAGGTGTTCGCCCGCGAAACGCTGCGCTGGGCCGAGGGCAAGCCGGTGTACCCGATGCCCGACGAGCACGTCACCATGCACTACGAACCGCTGGGCGTGGTCGTGACCATCAGCCCCTGGAATTTTCCGAGCGCCATTCCGCTCGGCATGGGCCTGGGCGCGCTGGCGGCGGGCAACACGGTGGTGTGGAAACCGGCCAGCGAAACGCCGCTGAGCAGCTGGCTGATGATCGAGCTGCTGTTCGAGGCTGGACTGCCCAGGAACACCATCCAGTTCCTGACCGGCAGCGACGAGGTGCTGGGCGACGCTCTGGTGGACCATAAGGACGTGCGGATGATCGCCTTCACCGGCAGCCGCGAGATCGGGTGCCGCATCTACGAACGGGCGGCCAAGGTGCAGCCGGGCCAGAAGTGGCTCAAACGCGTGATGGCCGAGATGGGCGGCAAGGACGCCACGGTGGTGTGCGCCGACGCCGACCTGGACGCCGCCGCGCTGGGTATCGCGCAGGCCGCCTTCGGCTACTCGGGCCAGAAATGCAGCGCCTGTAGCCGCGCCATCGTCGAGGACAGCGTCTACGACGAGGTGCTCGAAAAAGTGCTGGCGCACGCCCGCAAGCTGAGGGCCGGCCTGCCGGAAGACAACGCCGATTACGGCCCGGTGATTCACCAGGGCAGCGCCGAACGCATCCGCAGCTACCTCGACGCCGGCAAGCAGTCGGCCAGGTTGCTGCTGGGCGGCGACTTCGAAGCGGGCAGCCCGGTGGTGCCGCCCACCATCTTCGGCGAGGTCGAGAGCAGCGACCCGCTGTTTCAGGAAGAGATTTTCGGGCCGGTGCTGACCTTTACCCGCGCCCGCGACTGGCAGCACGCCATCGAACTCGCCAACGACTCGGACTACGGCCTGACCGGCAGCTTCTACAGCCTCGACCCGGCAAAGATCGCCGAGGCCCGGCGGCGCTTTCACGTCGGCAACCTGTACGTCAACCGCAAATGCACCGGGGCGATGTCGGGCACCCACGCTTTCGGCGGCTACGGCATGAGCGGCACCAACGCTAAGGTCGGCGGCCCGGACTACCTGTTCTGGTTCCTGCAGACCAAGACGACGGCCCAGAAGTACTGA
- a CDS encoding DUF4180 domain-containing protein, producing the protein MTKNLEIRTAGELGQRVATLADVSELVGAALSLDGLILREADLGPDFFRLGSGVAGELFQKLVNYRIFTALVVPDFAAHGERFAELAHEHARHPQVRFVTSEAAARDWLGRQGAE; encoded by the coding sequence ATGACGAAGAACCTGGAGATCCGAACGGCGGGCGAGCTGGGCCAGCGGGTGGCAACGCTGGCCGACGTTTCCGAGCTGGTGGGCGCGGCCCTTTCGCTGGACGGTCTGATTCTGCGCGAAGCCGACCTCGGCCCCGACTTCTTCCGGCTGGGCAGCGGCGTGGCGGGCGAACTGTTTCAGAAGCTGGTGAATTACCGCATCTTCACCGCGTTGGTGGTGCCGGACTTCGCTGCGCACGGGGAGCGTTTTGCCGAACTCGCCCACGAGCATGCGCGCCACCCTCAGGTGCGCTTCGTGACCTCCGAGGCGGCGGCGCGCGATTGGCTGGGCCGCCAGGGAGCGGAGTGA
- a CDS encoding DinB family protein, with protein MTTPPPVSTLARLLPRLYRGGQAYVGVEASLAGLSSAQAVQVPPGAPHSVAGLLAHINWWNAWMLDVIETGAPVPYPKSAADTWPAIQQSGWDQLKAEFYMLLSRIDTHAARPDLQNPVNHEETIGELLADFALHTAHHFGQIIVVRQLIGAWPPPGGGDTW; from the coding sequence ATGACCACTCCCCCACCCGTCTCGACCCTTGCCCGCTTGCTGCCGCGCCTCTACCGGGGCGGGCAGGCCTACGTGGGCGTCGAAGCCAGCCTGGCGGGCCTCAGCAGCGCCCAGGCGGTGCAGGTGCCGCCCGGCGCGCCGCACAGCGTGGCCGGATTGCTGGCGCACATCAACTGGTGGAACGCCTGGATGCTCGACGTGATCGAGACCGGCGCGCCGGTGCCGTATCCCAAGAGCGCCGCCGATACCTGGCCCGCCATTCAGCAAAGCGGCTGGGACCAGCTCAAGGCCGAGTTCTATATGCTGCTGAGCCGCATCGACACCCACGCGGCGCGCCCGGACCTGCAAAATCCGGTGAACCACGAGGAGACCATCGGCGAACTGCTGGCCGACTTCGCGCTGCACACCGCCCACCATTTCGGGCAGATCATCGTGGTGCGTCAGCTGATCGGGGCCTGGCCGCCCCCCGGCGGCGGTGATACCTGGTGA
- a CDS encoding DinB family protein — protein MSGDFMNGLADTLAEQFHGGPTNVSWQRALGGLSAEDASKVPAALPHSVAEVVAHVQFWQVYLLRVFRGERPSWPGSAAEGWPDPGEWEILRTEFLRDQEALSAYARTPTFLEQLDHKGRPRSLPLLSFAGHGLYHLGQVVSIRQALGLWPPPGGGDTW, from the coding sequence GTGAGCGGCGACTTCATGAACGGGCTGGCCGATACCCTGGCCGAGCAGTTTCACGGCGGCCCCACCAATGTCAGCTGGCAGCGGGCTCTCGGCGGCCTGAGCGCCGAGGACGCCTCGAAGGTGCCGGCTGCCCTGCCGCACTCGGTGGCCGAGGTGGTGGCGCACGTGCAGTTCTGGCAGGTGTACCTGCTGCGCGTCTTTCGGGGCGAGCGCCCCAGCTGGCCCGGGAGCGCCGCCGAGGGCTGGCCCGACCCCGGCGAGTGGGAGATCCTCCGCACCGAATTCCTGCGCGACCAGGAAGCGCTCAGCGCCTACGCCCGCACGCCCACCTTTCTCGAACAGCTCGACCACAAGGGCCGCCCGCGCAGCCTGCCGCTGCTGAGCTTCGCCGGACACGGGCTCTACCACCTCGGTCAGGTGGTCAGCATCCGCCAGGCGCTGGGGCTGTGGCCGCCGCCGGGCGGCGGAGACACCTGGTAA
- a CDS encoding aspartate aminotransferase family protein, protein MPQPPSHVFYRSARTYPVAVRAEGPYLWDEAGKQYLDGSSGALVANIGQGRGEVAQAMAQQARTLAFVHGSQFSSPVLEEYAARLTRFTGLSGFRLWAVSGGSEATESAVKLARQYQVEVGEARRFKVITRLPSYHGASLGSLAASGMGARRELYTPLMNPAAWPKMPKPDPALSGEADAERLRDVLEREGPETVAAFMAEPVVGASDAALAPREGYYQRVRQICDEYGVLMIADEVMCGMGRCGSPLALDLWGGIRADITVLGKGLAAGYAPLAGVLASPDIYSAVMQGSGAFKHGFTYAGHPISLAAGLSVLDILEREDLTRRAADLGQQLLTGLQELQRRFPELLTVRGTGLLLGVVLGDPHTGRSFETPGLAERLAAAAREEGLIVYPGSGAEDGVRGDHLLLGPPLSCTEGQIGELLERLQAACQAVLGSPKPTPTR, encoded by the coding sequence ATGCCCCAGCCGCCCAGTCACGTGTTCTACCGCTCCGCCCGAACCTACCCCGTCGCCGTGCGGGCCGAAGGCCCCTACCTGTGGGACGAGGCCGGCAAACAGTACCTGGACGGGTCTTCCGGCGCGCTGGTCGCCAACATCGGCCAGGGGCGAGGGGAAGTGGCGCAGGCGATGGCCCAGCAAGCCCGGACGCTCGCCTTCGTTCACGGCTCGCAGTTTTCCAGCCCGGTGCTGGAGGAGTACGCCGCCCGCCTCACCCGCTTCACCGGCCTGAGTGGCTTCCGCTTGTGGGCGGTCTCGGGGGGCTCGGAAGCCACCGAGAGCGCCGTCAAGCTGGCCCGGCAGTACCAGGTGGAAGTCGGAGAAGCGCGGCGCTTCAAGGTCATTACCCGGCTGCCCAGCTACCACGGGGCCAGCCTGGGCAGTCTGGCCGCCAGCGGCATGGGCGCCCGGCGCGAACTTTATACCCCGCTGATGAACCCCGCCGCCTGGCCCAAGATGCCCAAGCCCGATCCGGCGCTCAGCGGCGAGGCCGACGCCGAGCGCCTGCGCGACGTGCTGGAACGCGAAGGCCCCGAAACGGTCGCCGCCTTCATGGCCGAGCCGGTGGTGGGCGCCTCCGACGCCGCGCTGGCGCCGAGGGAAGGGTATTACCAGCGGGTGCGCCAGATCTGCGACGAGTACGGCGTGCTGATGATCGCCGACGAGGTGATGTGCGGCATGGGGCGCTGCGGCTCGCCGCTGGCGCTGGACCTGTGGGGCGGCATCCGGGCCGACATCACCGTGCTGGGCAAAGGGTTGGCCGCCGGGTACGCACCGCTGGCGGGCGTGCTGGCCTCGCCGGACATCTACAGCGCGGTGATGCAGGGTTCCGGGGCCTTCAAGCACGGCTTTACCTACGCCGGGCACCCCATCAGCCTGGCGGCGGGGCTGAGCGTTCTGGACATTCTGGAGCGCGAAGACCTGACCCGGCGGGCCGCCGACCTCGGTCAGCAACTGCTGACCGGACTGCAAGAACTTCAGCGGCGCTTCCCCGAACTCCTGACGGTGCGCGGCACCGGCCTGCTGCTGGGGGTGGTGCTGGGCGACCCGCACACTGGGCGCAGCTTCGAGACGCCGGGCCTGGCCGAGCGTCTGGCGGCGGCGGCGCGTGAAGAGGGCCTGATCGTCTACCCCGGTTCCGGTGCCGAGGACGGCGTCCGGGGCGACCACCTGCTGCTCGGCCCGCCGCTGAGTTGCACCGAGGGGCAGATCGGCGAGCTGCTGGAGCGCCTGCAAGCCGCCTGCCAGGCGGTGCTCGGCTCCCCCAAGCCCACGCCGACCCGCTGA